A window of the Bdellovibrio sp. ZAP7 genome harbors these coding sequences:
- a CDS encoding hydroxymethylglutaryl-CoA lyase, whose product MPKNSVAIVEMGLRDGLQNEKVVLDADTRVEFARRLIEAGTKRVEIGAFVSPQWVPQMAGTKEVVSLAFGLQKSGQIPKKTEFSVLVPNERGMQDAIASGVKEVAIFAACSESFSLKNINCSIDESFKRFEPVMALAKKHKIKVRGYLSTCFGCPFEGKVPEARVVKLAQRMHKLGVYELSIGDTIGVANVGQVQSLFKKIKKVVPVKKLAGHFHDTRGQALANILAAYETGVRVFDTSLGGLGGCPYAPGATGNVATEDVVYMFHGMGIKTGLNLEKLIAIDPWMSEKIQHALPSKVGKVGPLKPLGKVSK is encoded by the coding sequence ATGCCTAAGAATTCAGTTGCGATTGTGGAAATGGGATTACGAGATGGACTGCAAAACGAGAAAGTCGTTTTGGATGCCGACACACGCGTTGAATTTGCTCGCCGACTGATTGAAGCTGGAACAAAGCGTGTGGAAATCGGCGCCTTTGTTTCTCCGCAGTGGGTTCCACAAATGGCGGGAACAAAAGAGGTCGTGAGCCTTGCTTTCGGCCTTCAAAAGTCCGGTCAGATTCCTAAGAAAACTGAATTTTCTGTTTTGGTTCCAAATGAACGCGGTATGCAAGACGCTATCGCCAGTGGTGTTAAAGAAGTTGCGATCTTTGCCGCCTGTTCTGAATCTTTCTCTTTGAAAAACATCAATTGTTCCATCGATGAAAGCTTTAAACGTTTTGAGCCCGTGATGGCATTGGCGAAAAAGCATAAAATCAAAGTGCGCGGCTATCTTTCCACGTGCTTTGGTTGTCCCTTTGAAGGCAAAGTTCCTGAAGCTCGTGTGGTGAAGCTTGCGCAAAGAATGCATAAGCTTGGCGTGTATGAGCTTTCCATTGGCGACACTATTGGTGTGGCTAATGTGGGGCAAGTTCAATCGCTTTTTAAGAAAATCAAAAAGGTCGTTCCAGTTAAAAAATTGGCAGGCCACTTCCATGACACTCGCGGGCAGGCACTGGCTAATATTCTTGCCGCTTATGAGACGGGTGTTCGCGTCTTTGATACAAGCCTGGGTGGTTTGGGTGGTTGCCCTTATGCCCCGGGTGCAACGGGTAACGTTGCTACTGAAGATGTCGTCTATATGTTTCACGGGATGGGTATTAAAACCGGTTTAAACCTTGAAAAGCTCATTGCGATAGATCCTTGGATGTCAGAAAAAATACAGCATGCACTTCCTTCAAAAGTAGGGAAGGTGGGGCCCCTGAAGCCTCTAGGAAAAGTCAGTAAATAG